AGAGCCGGTGCAAGCGTTCCGGCTCGGAGTCCTTGTTCCTGACTGCCGCCGTGCATTTGTGGCGCGATCGCTAGGCCCGAGCGCCGGTATAGCAACCCAATTCCTTTGGGGCCATAGACTTTGTGGCTGCTGAGCGAGAGCAGATCGACGTTGAGGTCATGGACGTTGAGCGGAATCCGCCCGAGGGCTTGCGCTGCATCGCAGTGGAAAACCACCCCGCGATCGCGACAGAGGGCTCCGATTTCTGCGATTGGTTGCAGCACGCCAATCTCGTTGTTGGCCGCCATCACGGAAACCAGAATTGTGTCGGGACGGAGGGCGTTGGCGACTTGCTCAACGCTGATCAACCCTTGGGAATCGACGGGTAAGACGGTCAGTTGAAAGCCCAGCGATTCCAAGTAGCGACAGGGAGCCAGCACGGCTTGATGCTCCGTCGCCACAGCGATCAGGTGCCGGCCCTTCTGATGTTGCGCTTCGGCCACACCTTTGATCGCTAGATTGTTGGCTTCCGTGGCACCACTGCAAAAGATCAGCTCCTCGGGTTGTGCCGCGATCGCCGTTGCCAGAGTTTCCCGCGCGACTTGTACGGCTGCCGCCGCTTCGAGGCCATAGCGATGACTGCGGCTGGCGGGATTGCCAAACTGCTCGCTCCAAAACGGCTGCATCGCAGTGACCACCCGCGAATCGACGGGCGTGGTGGCGTGATAGTCCAAATAAATGGGATTCTGCGACATCCATTCCGCTCCTGCCCCCGATCTCTAGTCTGCAAGGGACAGGGGCGATCGCGAATCTAAAGCCTCTGTTTCAGTTTTGGACGCTCAGAGCTAGCACTGGGCAGGATAGAGGCGACTGGCCTCCTGTGGGTCAGGCATTCCCTGCGGTGACTCCGCCTATGTCTGTCGTCACCTTACAGATTGATGATCAAGAGCTAGCAGCCAACGTTGGCCAAACCGTGCTGCAAGTGGCTCGTGAGGCTGGGATTCCGATTCCGACGCTTTGCCATCTCCAAGGGGTGAGTGACGTTGGCGCTTGTCGCCTCTGTGTCGTCGAAGTGGCAGGTTCGCCGAAGCTGCAACCGGCCTGTCTACTGCCAGTCAGCGAAGGCTTGGTGGTCAACACGCGATCGCCACGCCTTGAAAGCTACCGCCGCCAGATCGTCGAGCTGTTTTTTGCAGAAGGTAATCACGTCTGTGCGATCTGTGTCGCCAATGGCAACTGTGAGCTGCAAGATGCCGCGATCGCTGTCGGCATGGATCACAGCCGCTATCCCTATCGCTATCCCAAGCGAGATGTGGATCTGTCCCACCGCTTCTTTGGGCTGGATCACAACCGCTGCATTCTCTGCACGCGCTGCGTTCGCGTCTGCGACGAGATCGAAGGGGCGCACGTCTGGGACGTGGCGATGCGAGGTGAGCATTGCCGGATTATCGCGGGCATGGATCAGCCCTGGGGTGAAGTCGATGCCTGCACGAACTGCGGTAAGTGCATTGATGCCTGCCCGACTGGTGCACTCTTCCACAAGGGCGAAACTACTGGCGAAATTAGCCGCGATCGCGACAAGTTGGCCTTCCTAGCCCAAGCCCGAGGACAGCAGCGATGGACAAGATAAAGCTGGCGACGGTTTGGTTGGCAGGTTGCTCGGGCTGCCACATGTCGTTCTTGGATCTGGACGAGTGGCTGATTGATCTGGCGGAGCGAGTCGACGTTGTCTTCAGTCCCGTTGCTTCCGATCGCAAGGACTATCCCGAAGGCGTTGATCTCTGTCTGATTGAGGGTGCAGTCGCCAATCTCGACAATTTGGAGCTGCTGCATCAAGTCCGCGATCGCACCCGCGTTCTCGTTTCCTTTGGTGACTGCGCGATTCATGCCAATGTGCCGGGGATGCGCAATCTTTGGGGAACCGAATCGACAACAGCCGTGCTGGAACGGGGCTATCTGGAGCTGGCGGACACGACGCCGCAACTGCCGAATGAGCCGGGGATTGTGCCACCGCTGATCGATCGCGTCACGCCAATTCACGAGCTGGTCGCGGTCGAGCATTACTTACCGGGCTGCCCACCGCCCGCCGATCGCATCCGTAGTTTGCTGCAGGCATTGCTCGATCAGCAGGAACCGCCTCATACCGGTCGTGACTTACTGAAATTTGGTTGAGGCTGGAGTATGACGCGCACGATTGTCATTGATCCGGTGACGCGGATCGAAGGCCACGCCAAGATTTCCGTGTTTTTAGATGAGCAGGGCAATGCCCATGAGGCTCGCTTCCATGTGGTTGAATATCGCGGCTTTGAGAAATTCTGCGAAGGCCGCCCCTTCACGGAAATGGCTGGGATCACAGCGCGAATCTGCGGCATCTGTCCTGTTAGTCACCTACTGGCGTCGGCCAAAACTGGCGACAAAATTCTGGCGGTGAAAATCCCCCCAGCAGCTGAAAACCTCCGCCGGATGATGAATCTGGCGCAGATTATTCAGTCCCATGCGCTCAGCTTCTTTCACCTCAGTAGTCCTGACTTCCTCTTGGGCTGGGATAGCGATCCAGCACAACGCAACGTCTTTGGCTTAATTGCCGCCGATCCGGAAACCGCTCGGGCGGGCATTCGCTTGCGGCAATTTGGGCAGCAGATCATTGAGTGGCTGGGGGCTCGCAAAATCCATGCGGCTTGGACGGTGCCGGGTGGGGTGCGGAGTCCGCTCAGCGAAGAAGGACTGGCTTGGATCCGCGATCGCTTACCGGCAGAACTGGCGACAGTACGAGCCACGTTCGATCGCTTCAAACGGCTACTCGATCAGGATCTGCGTGAGGAAACCCAAGTCTTTGGTGACTTCCCCAGCTTGTTTATGGGGCTGGTGGCCGATAACGGCGACTGGGAGCACTACGGCGGCCATCTGCGCTTTGTCGACAGTACTGGCCAAATCGTTGCCGATCGCCTCAGTGAGGATGACTACGCCAGCTTTTTGGGTGAGGCGGTGGAACCGTGGTCCTACCTCAAATTCCCTTACTACAAACCGTGGGGTTATCCCGAGGGGATGTATCGAGTGGGGCCGTTGGCGCGACTCAATGTCTGCGATCGCATTGGGACAGTAGGGGCGGAAGCGGAACGGCAAGAACTGCGCGATCGCGCTGGCGGCACGGTTAACGCTAGCTTCCTCTATCACTACGCCCGTCTAGTTGAGATTCTGGCGGGACTAGAGAAGATTGCCGAGATGGTCGAGGATCCCAACTTGCAAACAGGATCGCTGCGATCGCGGGCTGCTGTGAACTGTCTGGAGGCAGTCGGCGTCAGCGAAGCACCCCGTGGCACGCTGTTTCATCACTACCGCGTTGATGCCAACGGCCAGATCCAGCGCGTCAACCTGATCATTGCTACTGGCCAAAACAATCTGGCGATGAACAGAACGGTGACCCAAATTGCCCAGCGCTACATCCGCAACGGCGATGTGCAGGAATCCTTTTTGAATCGGGTCGAAGCGGGGATTCGCTGTTTTGATCCCTGCCTGTCCTGCTCAACCCATGCTGCCGGACAGATGCCCCTCAAAATCGAGATCTTCGACAGCGACGGGGAACTCTATCAATGCCTGTCGCGTGACTAGATTCTGAGACGTAATGAGCCTTGTAATCGGCTACGGCAATTCTCTTCGCAGCGACGACGGTGCGGGCATCGCGGTGGCCGAGGCGATCGCGCAGTGGCCGGGCAATGAGTTTCGGACGATCGCCTGTCATCAGTTACTGCCGGAATTGGCGGCAGAATTAGCCAACGAGCAGATGGTGATTTTTGTCGATGCCTATCCTGCTCCCAATTCTGAAGACGTGGGCGTTGAGCTCCGTTTCCTGAGTCCAGAAGCTGCAACGCTCCACCCCCACAGTCTGACGCCTGCCACCCTACTGGGTCTGTGTCAGCAACTCTATGGCCATCATCCCAAGGCCTACTGGTTACTGATTCCTGGCCACGAGTGGCATTTTTCGGAACAGCTATCGGAGGCAACGCTAGCAGAAGTGCAACAAGCGCTCTGGTTGATTCGCAACTGGAACGATCAGGAGGCGCTGTGCACGAGCTAAGTCTGGCAACAAGTTTGCTGGAAACGGCGATCGCCCAAGCGGAGCAAGCCCAAGCTGAGCAGGTTGTGGGACTGACGTTGCGGCTCGGAACTTGGGCTGGCGTGGATGTGGAAGCGCTGCGCTTTGCCTTCTCGCTCGTCCAAGCAGAAACGATCGCAGCATCAGCGACCTTGGCGATCGAGCCAGTACCCGTGCAGTTTTGTTGTCTCGATTGTGGTGCGATCGCGACTCCGCCCTTGGCGATCGCCTGTGTTTGTGGCAGCGATCGCTGGCAGTTGCAACAGGGTCGAGAGTTGCAGTTGGTGTCGATGGAGGTGGTTTAGATGTGTGGTGTCTGTGGCTGTCAAAGTACGGATCCGGTCGTGATTGCTGCGCCGGAGCCCCGCCAGATTTCTTTAGCGGAAACGATTTTGCATCGCAATGATCATGCGGCGGCGCACAATCGCGAGCATTTTCAACGGGCGAATGTCCTCGCTCTCAATCTGCTGTCGTCGCCCGGGGCGGGCAAAACGGCACTACTAGAACGGACGCTGCGAGAGTTGCCGCCGACCCTGCGGCCCGCGGCGATCGTGGGCGACTTGGCAACCGATCGCGATGCCCAACGCTTGCAAGCAACAGGTGCCCCAGCCATCCAGATTGAAACCGGTGAACTCTGTCATCTGGAAGCGGATTTAGTCCACCGCGCCTGCCATCAACTCGATCTGGCCGCGATCGATATTCTCTTCATCGAAAATGTTGGCAATCTGGTTTGTCCGGCAGCTTTTGACCTTGGAGAAGATCGGCGGGTGGTCTTGCTGTCGGTGACAGAAGGCGAAGATAAGCCGCTCAAGTATCCGAGTGCGTTCAGCCGTGCGGATCTGGTGCTGATCACCAAGCTGGATTTGGCGGAGGCGGTGGAGTTTGATCGGGCTGCCGCGATCGCCAATCTGCGAGCCGTGAATCCCACAGCGATGATTCTGCCGATCAGTAGTCGGCGGGGGCAGGGTTGGAGTGAGTGGCTGGCTTGGTTGCAGGCGCAGCG
The sequence above is a segment of the Synechococcus elongatus PCC 11801 genome. Coding sequences within it:
- a CDS encoding cysteine desulfurase family protein; the encoded protein is MSQNPIYLDYHATTPVDSRVVTAMQPFWSEQFGNPASRSHRYGLEAAAAVQVARETLATAIAAQPEELIFCSGATEANNLAIKGVAEAQHQKGRHLIAVATEHQAVLAPCRYLESLGFQLTVLPVDSQGLISVEQVANALRPDTILVSVMAANNEIGVLQPIAEIGALCRDRGVVFHCDAAQALGRIPLNVHDLNVDLLSLSSHKVYGPKGIGLLYRRSGLAIAPQMHGGSQEQGLRAGTLAPALIVGFAKAAELAVAEQSTESIRLQTLRDRLWQELQAIGGLHLNGDDQQRLPGNLNFSIEGIDPSRLIQRLRAAIAVSSGSACSSGNAEPSHVLTAIGRSPDLARASLRIGLGRFTTAEEIDRTLEILISAIQAERSRLTSHKKG
- the hoxU gene encoding bidirectional hydrogenase complex protein HoxU → MSVVTLQIDDQELAANVGQTVLQVAREAGIPIPTLCHLQGVSDVGACRLCVVEVAGSPKLQPACLLPVSEGLVVNTRSPRLESYRRQIVELFFAEGNHVCAICVANGNCELQDAAIAVGMDHSRYPYRYPKRDVDLSHRFFGLDHNRCILCTRCVRVCDEIEGAHVWDVAMRGEHCRIIAGMDQPWGEVDACTNCGKCIDACPTGALFHKGETTGEISRDRDKLAFLAQARGQQRWTR
- a CDS encoding oxidoreductase, producing the protein MDKIKLATVWLAGCSGCHMSFLDLDEWLIDLAERVDVVFSPVASDRKDYPEGVDLCLIEGAVANLDNLELLHQVRDRTRVLVSFGDCAIHANVPGMRNLWGTESTTAVLERGYLELADTTPQLPNEPGIVPPLIDRVTPIHELVAVEHYLPGCPPPADRIRSLLQALLDQQEPPHTGRDLLKFG
- a CDS encoding Ni/Fe hydrogenase subunit alpha, with amino-acid sequence MTRTIVIDPVTRIEGHAKISVFLDEQGNAHEARFHVVEYRGFEKFCEGRPFTEMAGITARICGICPVSHLLASAKTGDKILAVKIPPAAENLRRMMNLAQIIQSHALSFFHLSSPDFLLGWDSDPAQRNVFGLIAADPETARAGIRLRQFGQQIIEWLGARKIHAAWTVPGGVRSPLSEEGLAWIRDRLPAELATVRATFDRFKRLLDQDLREETQVFGDFPSLFMGLVADNGDWEHYGGHLRFVDSTGQIVADRLSEDDYASFLGEAVEPWSYLKFPYYKPWGYPEGMYRVGPLARLNVCDRIGTVGAEAERQELRDRAGGTVNASFLYHYARLVEILAGLEKIAEMVEDPNLQTGSLRSRAAVNCLEAVGVSEAPRGTLFHHYRVDANGQIQRVNLIIATGQNNLAMNRTVTQIAQRYIRNGDVQESFLNRVEAGIRCFDPCLSCSTHAAGQMPLKIEIFDSDGELYQCLSRD
- a CDS encoding hydrogenase maturation protease, translated to MSLVIGYGNSLRSDDGAGIAVAEAIAQWPGNEFRTIACHQLLPELAAELANEQMVIFVDAYPAPNSEDVGVELRFLSPEAATLHPHSLTPATLLGLCQQLYGHHPKAYWLLIPGHEWHFSEQLSEATLAEVQQALWLIRNWNDQEALCTS
- the hypA gene encoding hydrogenase maturation nickel metallochaperone HypA → MHELSLATSLLETAIAQAEQAQAEQVVGLTLRLGTWAGVDVEALRFAFSLVQAETIAASATLAIEPVPVQFCCLDCGAIATPPLAIACVCGSDRWQLQQGRELQLVSMEVV
- the hypB gene encoding hydrogenase nickel incorporation protein HypB codes for the protein MCGVCGCQSTDPVVIAAPEPRQISLAETILHRNDHAAAHNREHFQRANVLALNLLSSPGAGKTALLERTLRELPPTLRPAAIVGDLATDRDAQRLQATGAPAIQIETGELCHLEADLVHRACHQLDLAAIDILFIENVGNLVCPAAFDLGEDRRVVLLSVTEGEDKPLKYPSAFSRADLVLITKLDLAEAVEFDRAAAIANLRAVNPTAMILPISSRRGQGWSEWLAWLQAQRSRIPTPVKA